The genome window ACTTCGACAGAAAACCTTTCACCTGACTCTCACTTAATCGCATCGGAGAAGGCAAACGTAGCTTTGGATCTGTGGACCAGAAAAAACCGCTTTCATTGGATTTATGAGAACGCTCAACCAGTTTCAGTGAAGCCTCATAAGTAAGCCCACCTATTCCTTTTTGTCTTGCCTGAGCCATCTCATCCAATGAAGAATAAGCCACAAGATTTCTACCTACACCTTTAATCTGCTTCTCAATCGAATCTCTTAATTGCCGGGCACTATCTTTAGGGTCACTGGAAATTGGGCCAACAGCTTCTATTAAACACACCTTCTCTACTACTTCAGGATAGACAGATGAGAACACACTAGACAAGGCCGCCCCCAAAGAATGACCAACCAGAATAACTTTCTCGAAGCCTAGCGAGTCAATAAGCCGTTTTATATCAGCCACACCATCAAGGAAATGATAAAGCTGTCCGTTAGCTTTATGACTTGAGTGCCCATGACCTGGTAAATCGATAGCCAGATATAAACGATCATTTGGTAAATGTGAAATAACCTGATCAAAACTATTCGCGTTATCTAGCCAACCGTGCACCAACAATACTGGCACGTGAGATTGAGGAAATGATGAATCTTGCCCCCATTGTTTGTAAGAAATGATTAAATGGCCAAGATCAACTTCTTTCTCAATAAAACTCATAGTATTCCTTTAAATTGTACTCAGGGTATGATCCGCTTAATCAGCTCAACGCAGCCTGTACCAGGATATTCACACTCAAGGCAACAAGCATAACCAGTATCAAAA of Litoribrevibacter albus contains these proteins:
- a CDS encoding alpha/beta fold hydrolase codes for the protein MSFIEKEVDLGHLIISYKQWGQDSSFPQSHVPVLLVHGWLDNANSFDQVISHLPNDRLYLAIDLPGHGHSSHKANGQLYHFLDGVADIKRLIDSLGFEKVILVGHSLGAALSSVFSSVYPEVVEKVCLIEAVGPISSDPKDSARQLRDSIEKQIKGVGRNLVAYSSLDEMAQARQKGIGGLTYEASLKLVERSHKSNESGFFWSTDPKLRLPSPMRLSESQVKGFLSKLSVPLKVIIAENSLIPRDVIDLRLSYFTDPDVVQLPGGHHLHMEESALSVAEELNSFING